The following are encoded together in the Onychostoma macrolepis isolate SWU-2019 chromosome 03, ASM1243209v1, whole genome shotgun sequence genome:
- the LOC131536461 gene encoding oocyte zinc finger protein XlCOF8.4-like encodes MVFVKEESEEDISEPETWRIKHEEPETWRIKHEEPETWRIKQEEPEAPIDPKPTSGTTICKKLIQENEENKESSEIEKNHVKTEEKPLNCSQTKQTDLKNRRAKKAFTCTQCEKSFTCKKSLDVHMRVHTGEKPYKCSHCNKRFNKSGDLKTHERIHTERNLICVYTVTRDSVSQYI; translated from the exons ATGGTGtttgttaaagaggagagtgaggaGGACATCagtgaaccagaaacctggagaataaaacatgaggaaccagaaacctggagaataaaacacgaggaaccagaaacctggagaataaaacaggaAGAACCAGAAG CCCCCATTGATCCCAAACCTACTTCTGGCACCACCATCTGTAAAA agtTGATTCAAGAAAACGAGGAGAATAAAGAATCAAGTGAAATTGAGAAAAATCATGTCAAAACTGAAGAAAAACCTTTGAATTGCTCTCAAACCAAACAGACAGATTTAAAGAATAGAAGAGCCAAGAAAgctttcacctgcactcagtgtgaaaagagttTCACATGCAAAAAAAGTCTTGAtgttcacatgagagttcatactggagagaaaccttataagtgttcGCACTGCAACAAGAGATTCAATAAGTCAGGAGACCTGAAAACACATGAAAGGATTCACACTGAGAGAAACCTTATATGtgtttacactgtaacaagagattcagtcagtcagtacatctga